The Syngnathoides biaculeatus isolate LvHL_M chromosome 6, ASM1980259v1, whole genome shotgun sequence genome has a window encoding:
- the LOC133502223 gene encoding DNA-binding protein RFX7 isoform X2: MADDQQQADQKPASGLGSLPALVPGLQGPEANALQFKIKNSICKSVQSKVDSILQDVEKFTDIEKLYLYLKLPSGPSSGNDKSFPISIHHPNPQIVPNWTENERGSSTPGLCDQSSMSSSRTQQMYAFNWIRNHLEEHPETSLPKQEVYDEYKSYCDNLGYNPLSAADFGKIMKNVFPNMKARRLGMRGKSKYCYSGLRKKAFVHMPSLPNLDLQKSGDGCELMEPAGQSPSAEDEMRSAACGLVCEWAQKVLSRQFDNVEDLARFLLNSHYIGTKSMAALTVMTGTPTTGMKTPTPASAFVPTAEANSFQPQVKTLPSPSVDAKQQLQRKIQKKQQEQKLHSPLPSDAQVKRTEASTPGPTIPCGSPALLSPQPTIGIVVAAVPSPVTVQRSRQLMTSPSPVGTTEGKVLPVNLVVTQSLKQSPKTPQNIPASPVGERLARHGTSPIKTVMPTPHVSSVNVVKMTAIALAPSSSSSSSSSSSSTTSSSTVVRPASTGIGVTSASDESQVASLTAAVRAVASNLASCTDVKVSEAGNYNSAVEKTGIAAGEERAAKFRAASEPSLSIKCSPGTDKVSKIKSDSISLSTSVAVAGIQDSNNSNCLDSTLYLTVDNHNSIGNMSASGSSVSIPGSKDPCTDAKSPRKRTGPTGESHIIPVKRVFISQQPLTAPDNPKGGISAAVKRIPRPGTPARPESAPCKVTVKASSVGSTQVLALSDSPVTHIQSSPTVVKPQALMVKRENRSLSTDITIEGVGTSDQALLQQITTDTRAIPTNSGAHNASVMSELKSTIWEEGQLDELRKHSFTPQIPAEHKQAPTDQLSMIPQSSDTQGQLALAQEMVDFAGSQPNMDYFPFNDDDMTQDSIVEELVQMEEQMKLKGLFSSCVDVSLQGQPAGNQSSVLNAHQAGTAFYHSTHSSTTPVQTPTPTPTPTPTPTPTSEMTLGHSLTRESPCSRMAPVTPVDGALGRHTPISTPLSNCSSSVPPSPVECRNPFAFTPINSSITAYHDASIVSSSPVKPMQRPMATHPDKAKLEWINNRYNSNSAGPLSNHSIGILPSYQDLVDDQFRKPHAFAIPGQSFQSQSRPDSAHFGPLTPMSPVHQPHQVSGGATPTKQESFAVPAPLDNKAPTSSASSTFRCRSVSPAVRQRNFSGNAGPQTSTAANTSTTTLAVVSPFNSAITSEVLSILSTTQSASSVHSMVQRSQSVPLNVMMQSEMLPVQGPSNTAKITNVLLSKMEADGDESVRGLGVNNLASNYTARMNLTQILETTPAFTVAASHQTALPVSSSPAAFELQQHGYLANAGGEQVSFSAADGQAQEGAGEPDQQQQLQEIPVQTQQEAEDEQQQLDFNNTVKDLLGDDTLNPSSQLVGQVASELNAVASDFSNDIRLTTDLSSSITDLNTLDTNLLFDPNQQQEQYEDTTLEELKNDPLFQQICSDTVNSGFDWLESKDQPTTVEMLG, translated from the exons CAAATCTGTACAATCAAAAGTGGACAGCATACTG caagaTGTTGAGAAGTTTACAGACATCGAAAAGCTCTACCTCTACCTTAAGTTGCCTTCTGGTCCCAGCAGCGGCAATGATAAAA GTTTCCCCATATCTATTCATCACCCCAACCCCCAAATTGTGCCCAATTGGACTGAGAATGAGAGGGGGTCGTCCACTCCTGGATTATG CGATCAGAGTTCCATGTCGTCGAGTCGCACTCAGCAGATGTACGCGTTCAACTGGATACGGAATCACCTAGAGGAGCACCCGGAGACGTCCCTCCCCAAACAGGAAGTGTACGATGAATACAA GAGCTATTGTGACAATCTCGGCTACAATCCATTGAGCGCAGCAGACTTTGGGAAGATCATGAAGAACGTCTTTCCCAACATGAAGGCACGTCGACTCGGGATGAGGGGAAAATCCAA ATATTGTTATAGCGGGTTAAGGAAGAAAGCTTTCGTTCACATGCCGTCACTACCCAACTTGGATCTTCAGAAATCAGGCGACGGG TGTGAATTGATGGAGCCGGCCGGACAGTCCCCGAGTGCTGAGGATGAAATGAGGTCAGCAGCGTGTGGTTTGGTATGCGAGTGGGCTCAAAAGGTCTTGAGTCGTCAGTTTGACAACGTGGAGGATCTGGCGCGCTTCTTGCTAAATAGCCACTACATCGGTACCAAGTCCATGGCTGCACTCACTGTTATGACGGGGACACCCACAACAG GCATGAAAACGCCGACCCCCGCCTCTGCGTTTGTGCCTACAGCCGAGGCCAACTCCTTCCAGCCCCAGGTGAAGACCCTGCCCTCGCCCTCTGTCGATGCAAAGCAGCAACTGCAGCGAAAGATACAGAAGAAGCAGCAAGAGCAGAAGCTGCATTCTCCTTTACCCAGCGACGCCCAAGTGAAACGAACGGAGGCCAGCACGCCGGGCCCGACCATCCCCTGTGGCAGCCCCGCTCTTCTGTCCCCTCAGCCCACCATAGGCATCGTAGTAGCAGCTGTGCCCAGCCCAGTCACG GTACAGAGAAGCAGGCAGCTAATGACTTCTCCGAGCCCTGTCGGGACAACTGAGGGAAAGGTTCTGCCTGTGAACTTAGTGGTCACCCAGTCTCTTAAGCAGTCACCCAAAACCCCGCAGAATATACCAGCGAGTCCCGTAGGGGAGCGGCTGGCACGGCACGGTACCAG CCCCATAAAAACTGTGATGCCCACTCCCCACGTCAGCTCGGTCAACGTGGTCAAGATGACGGCCATCGCGTTGGctcccagcagcagcagcagcagcagcagcagcagcagcagtactACCAGCAGCAGCACCGTCGTACGCCCCGCCTCGACCGGGATAGGCGTGACTTCCGCCTCCGACGAATCACAAGTTGCAAGCCTGACAGCTGCAGTCAGGGCTGTTGCCTCCAACCTGGCCTCGTGCACTGACGTTAAGGTGTCCGAAGCCGGAAACTATAACAGTGCTGTGGAGAAGACTGGTATTGCCGCTGGTGAGGAGAGAGCGGCAAAGTTCAGGGCTGCTAGTGAACCAAGCTTGTCAATTAAGTGTTCTCCAGGAACAGACAAGGTCTCGAAAATTAAGAGTGACTCGATTTCCCTTTCCACCTCGGTAGCTGTAGCTGGAATTCAGGACAGCAATAACAGTAACTGCCTTGACAGCACCTTGTACTTGACTGTTGATAATCACAACTCAATTGGCAACATGTCGGCCAGTGGTTCCTCCGTCAGTATTCCAGGTTCAAAAGACCCTTGCACAGATGCCAAGAGTCCCAGAAAGCGCACAGGCCCTACCGGAGAGTCTCATATTATTCCTGTGAAGAGAGTTTTTATATCTCAGCAACCACTTACTGCACCTGACAATCCTAAAGGTGGAATCAGTGCAGCAGTGAAGAGGATCCCGCGACCAGGAACCCCAGCCCGACCGGAAAGCGCACCCTGCAAAGTGACTGTGAAAGCCAGCTCGGTCGGCTCTACGCAGGTTCTGGCACTTTCCGACTCGCCAGTCACGCACATCCAGAGCTCTCCGACTGTTGTCAAACCGCAGGCGTTGATGGTGAAACGGGAAAACCGTTCCCTCAGCACGGACATCACCATCGAAGGAGTGGGAACGTCTGACCAGGCCTTGTTGCAGCAGATCACCACGGACACACGTGCAATCCCAACCAACTCAGGAGCACACAATGCCTCTGTGATGAGCGAACTAAAGAGCACAATATGGGAAGAGGGTCAGCTTGATGAGCTACGGAAACACTCGTTTACGCCGCAGATACCAGCAGAACACAAGCAAGCGCCTACGGACCAGCTTTCTATGATACCCCAATCCTCTGACACCCAAGGCCAACTCGCCCTCGCACAGGAGATGGTTGACTTTGCCGGTTCTCAGCCCAACATGGACTACTTCCCGTTCAACGACGACGACATGACCCAGGACAGCATCGTGGAGGAGCTTGTCCAGATGGAGGAGCAGATGAAACTGAAGGGTCTGTTTAGCAGCTGCGTGGACGTCTCCCTCCAAGGCCAGCCAGCCGGCAACCAGAGCTCCGTGCTCAACGCTCACCAGGCGGGCACGGCTTTCTACCACTCCACCCACAGCAGCACCACTCCGGTGCAAACTCCCACGCCGACTCCCACGCCAACCCCGACACCAACCCCTACCTCGGAGATGACGCTTGGCCACAGCCTGACGAGAGAGAGTCCCTGCTCCCGCATGGCTCCCGTCACTCCTGTAGACGGCGCGCTGGGTCGCCACACGCCTATCAGCACGCCGTTGTCCAACTGCAGTAGCAGCGTGCCTCCGAGCCCGGTGGAGTGCAGAAACCCTTTTGCGTTCACGCCCATCAACTCGAGCATCACCGCTTACCACGACGCCAGTATTGTCTCCAGCAGCCCCGTGAAGCCCATGCAGCGGCCCATGGCGACACACCCTGACAAGGCCAAACTGGAGTGGATCAACAACCGCTACAACAGCAATTCAGCCGGCCCCTTGTCCAACCATAGCATCGGTATCCTGCCCAGCTACCAAGACCTGGTTGATGACCAGTTTCGTAAACCACATGCTTTTGCAATTCCTGGTCAGTCATTTCAGTCTCAGTCAAGGCCAGATTCAGCTCACTTTGGCCCTTTGACGCCCATGTCCCCCGTGCACCAACCGCACCAAGTTTCCGGCGGGGCCACTCCCACGAAACAGGAGAGCTTTGCCGTGCCTGCCCCATTGGACAACAAGGCGCCAACCTCCTCGGCATCCAGTACTTTCCGCTGCCGCAGTGTCAGCCCTGCCGTGCGCCAGAGGAACTTCAGCGGCAACGCCGGCCCCCAGACCTCCACCGCCGCCAATACCTCCACGACCACCCTTGCCGTCGTCTCGCCCTTTAACTCGGCCATCACCTCCGAAGTGCTCAGCATCCTGTCCACCACCCAGTCGGCCAGTTCCGTCCACAGCATGGTCCAACGCAGTCAGTCTGTACCCCTGAACGTCATGATGCAGAGTGAGATGCTGCCCGTGCAGGGCCCGAGTAACACTGCCAAAATCACCAACGTCCTTCTTAGCAAGATGGAGGCAGACGGGGACGAGTCTGTCCGCGGCCTGGGGGTAAACAACCTAGCGTCTAACTACACGGCGCGAATGAATCTCACACAAATCCTGGAGACCACTCCGGCCTTCACTGTCGCAGCGTCGCACCAGACCGCACTGCCCGTCAGCTCCAGCCCGGCTGCCTTCGAGCTCCAGCAGCACGGCTACCTCGCCAACGCCGGCGGGGAGCAAGTGAGCTTCTCGGCCGCGGACGGCCAAGCACAAGAGGGCGCCGGTGAGCCAGACCAGCAACAGCAGCTCCAAGAGATCCCGGTGCAGACGCAGCAGGAGGCGGAGGACGAGCAGCAGCAGCTAGATTTCAACAACACCGTCAAGGACTTGTTGGGGGACGACACCCTCAACCCCAGCTCCCAGCTGGTGGGCCAGGTCGCCTCGGAACTTAACGCGGTGGCGTCCGATTTTTCAAACGACATCCGACTGACCACAGATCTGTCCAGTAGCATCACTGACCTTAACACGTTGGACACCAATCTGCTGTTTGACCCCAATCAGCAGCAGGAACAATATGAAGACACAACACTGGAAGAACTGAAAAACGACCCGCTATTTCAGCAGATATGCAGTGATACTGTGAACTCCGGCTTCGACTGGCTGGAGAGCAAAGACCAGCCGACTACCGTAGAGATGTTGGGCTGA
- the LOC133502223 gene encoding DNA-binding protein RFX7 isoform X3 produces the protein MADDQQQADQKPASGLGSLPALVPGLQGPEANALQFKIKNSICKSVQSKVDSILQDVEKFTDIEKLYLYLKLPSGPSSGNDKSDQSSMSSSRTQQMYAFNWIRNHLEEHPETSLPKQEVYDEYKSYCDNLGYNPLSAADFGKIMKNVFPNMKARRLGMRGKSKYCYSGLRKKAFVHMPSLPNLDLQKSGDGCELMEPAGQSPSAEDEMRSAACGLVCEWAQKVLSRQFDNVEDLARFLLNSHYIGTKSMAALTVMTGTPTTGMKTPTPASAFVPTAEANSFQPQVKTLPSPSVDAKQQLQRKIQKKQQEQKLHSPLPSDAQVKRTEASTPGPTIPCGSPALLSPQPTIGIVVAAVPSPVTVQRSRQLMTSPSPVGTTEGKVLPVNLVVTQSLKQSPKTPQNIPASPVGERLARHGTRYAQILPKPSATSAITLRSPPTLLITNSPIKTVMPTPHVSSVNVVKMTAIALAPSSSSSSSSSSSSTTSSSTVVRPASTGIGVTSASDESQVASLTAAVRAVASNLASCTDVKVSEAGNYNSAVEKTGIAAGEERAAKFRAASEPSLSIKCSPGTDKVSKIKSDSISLSTSVAVAGIQDSNNSNCLDSTLYLTVDNHNSIGNMSASGSSVSIPGSKDPCTDAKSPRKRTGPTGESHIIPVKRVFISQQPLTAPDNPKGGISAAVKRIPRPGTPARPESAPCKVTVKASSVGSTQVLALSDSPVTHIQSSPTVVKPQALMVKRENRSLSTDITIEGVGTSDQALLQQITTDTRAIPTNSGAHNASVMSELKSTIWEEGQLDELRKHSFTPQIPAEHKQAPTDQLSMIPQSSDTQGQLALAQEMVDFAGSQPNMDYFPFNDDDMTQDSIVEELVQMEEQMKLKGLFSSCVDVSLQGQPAGNQSSVLNAHQAGTAFYHSTHSSTTPVQTPTPTPTPTPTPTPTSEMTLGHSLTRESPCSRMAPVTPVDGALGRHTPISTPLSNCSSSVPPSPVECRNPFAFTPINSSITAYHDASIVSSSPVKPMQRPMATHPDKAKLEWINNRYNSNSAGPLSNHSIGILPSYQDLVDDQFRKPHAFAIPGQSFQSQSRPDSAHFGPLTPMSPVHQPHQVSGGATPTKQESFAVPAPLDNKAPTSSASSTFRCRSVSPAVRQRNFSGNAGPQTSTAANTSTTTLAVVSPFNSAITSEVLSILSTTQSASSVHSMVQRSQSVPLNVMMQSEMLPVQGPSNTAKITNVLLSKMEADGDESVRGLGVNNLASNYTARMNLTQILETTPAFTVAASHQTALPVSSSPAAFELQQHGYLANAGGEQVSFSAADGQAQEGAGEPDQQQQLQEIPVQTQQEAEDEQQQLDFNNTVKDLLGDDTLNPSSQLVGQVASELNAVASDFSNDIRLTTDLSSSITDLNTLDTNLLFDPNQQQEQYEDTTLEELKNDPLFQQICSDTVNSGFDWLESKDQPTTVEMLG, from the exons CAAATCTGTACAATCAAAAGTGGACAGCATACTG caagaTGTTGAGAAGTTTACAGACATCGAAAAGCTCTACCTCTACCTTAAGTTGCCTTCTGGTCCCAGCAGCGGCAATGATAAAAG CGATCAGAGTTCCATGTCGTCGAGTCGCACTCAGCAGATGTACGCGTTCAACTGGATACGGAATCACCTAGAGGAGCACCCGGAGACGTCCCTCCCCAAACAGGAAGTGTACGATGAATACAA GAGCTATTGTGACAATCTCGGCTACAATCCATTGAGCGCAGCAGACTTTGGGAAGATCATGAAGAACGTCTTTCCCAACATGAAGGCACGTCGACTCGGGATGAGGGGAAAATCCAA ATATTGTTATAGCGGGTTAAGGAAGAAAGCTTTCGTTCACATGCCGTCACTACCCAACTTGGATCTTCAGAAATCAGGCGACGGG TGTGAATTGATGGAGCCGGCCGGACAGTCCCCGAGTGCTGAGGATGAAATGAGGTCAGCAGCGTGTGGTTTGGTATGCGAGTGGGCTCAAAAGGTCTTGAGTCGTCAGTTTGACAACGTGGAGGATCTGGCGCGCTTCTTGCTAAATAGCCACTACATCGGTACCAAGTCCATGGCTGCACTCACTGTTATGACGGGGACACCCACAACAG GCATGAAAACGCCGACCCCCGCCTCTGCGTTTGTGCCTACAGCCGAGGCCAACTCCTTCCAGCCCCAGGTGAAGACCCTGCCCTCGCCCTCTGTCGATGCAAAGCAGCAACTGCAGCGAAAGATACAGAAGAAGCAGCAAGAGCAGAAGCTGCATTCTCCTTTACCCAGCGACGCCCAAGTGAAACGAACGGAGGCCAGCACGCCGGGCCCGACCATCCCCTGTGGCAGCCCCGCTCTTCTGTCCCCTCAGCCCACCATAGGCATCGTAGTAGCAGCTGTGCCCAGCCCAGTCACG GTACAGAGAAGCAGGCAGCTAATGACTTCTCCGAGCCCTGTCGGGACAACTGAGGGAAAGGTTCTGCCTGTGAACTTAGTGGTCACCCAGTCTCTTAAGCAGTCACCCAAAACCCCGCAGAATATACCAGCGAGTCCCGTAGGGGAGCGGCTGGCACGGCACGGTACCAGGTACGCTCAAATCCTACCCAAGCCCTCCGCCACCAGTGCCATCACACTTCGGTCCCCTCCCACCCTGCTCATTACCAACAGCCCCATAAAAACTGTGATGCCCACTCCCCACGTCAGCTCGGTCAACGTGGTCAAGATGACGGCCATCGCGTTGGctcccagcagcagcagcagcagcagcagcagcagcagcagtactACCAGCAGCAGCACCGTCGTACGCCCCGCCTCGACCGGGATAGGCGTGACTTCCGCCTCCGACGAATCACAAGTTGCAAGCCTGACAGCTGCAGTCAGGGCTGTTGCCTCCAACCTGGCCTCGTGCACTGACGTTAAGGTGTCCGAAGCCGGAAACTATAACAGTGCTGTGGAGAAGACTGGTATTGCCGCTGGTGAGGAGAGAGCGGCAAAGTTCAGGGCTGCTAGTGAACCAAGCTTGTCAATTAAGTGTTCTCCAGGAACAGACAAGGTCTCGAAAATTAAGAGTGACTCGATTTCCCTTTCCACCTCGGTAGCTGTAGCTGGAATTCAGGACAGCAATAACAGTAACTGCCTTGACAGCACCTTGTACTTGACTGTTGATAATCACAACTCAATTGGCAACATGTCGGCCAGTGGTTCCTCCGTCAGTATTCCAGGTTCAAAAGACCCTTGCACAGATGCCAAGAGTCCCAGAAAGCGCACAGGCCCTACCGGAGAGTCTCATATTATTCCTGTGAAGAGAGTTTTTATATCTCAGCAACCACTTACTGCACCTGACAATCCTAAAGGTGGAATCAGTGCAGCAGTGAAGAGGATCCCGCGACCAGGAACCCCAGCCCGACCGGAAAGCGCACCCTGCAAAGTGACTGTGAAAGCCAGCTCGGTCGGCTCTACGCAGGTTCTGGCACTTTCCGACTCGCCAGTCACGCACATCCAGAGCTCTCCGACTGTTGTCAAACCGCAGGCGTTGATGGTGAAACGGGAAAACCGTTCCCTCAGCACGGACATCACCATCGAAGGAGTGGGAACGTCTGACCAGGCCTTGTTGCAGCAGATCACCACGGACACACGTGCAATCCCAACCAACTCAGGAGCACACAATGCCTCTGTGATGAGCGAACTAAAGAGCACAATATGGGAAGAGGGTCAGCTTGATGAGCTACGGAAACACTCGTTTACGCCGCAGATACCAGCAGAACACAAGCAAGCGCCTACGGACCAGCTTTCTATGATACCCCAATCCTCTGACACCCAAGGCCAACTCGCCCTCGCACAGGAGATGGTTGACTTTGCCGGTTCTCAGCCCAACATGGACTACTTCCCGTTCAACGACGACGACATGACCCAGGACAGCATCGTGGAGGAGCTTGTCCAGATGGAGGAGCAGATGAAACTGAAGGGTCTGTTTAGCAGCTGCGTGGACGTCTCCCTCCAAGGCCAGCCAGCCGGCAACCAGAGCTCCGTGCTCAACGCTCACCAGGCGGGCACGGCTTTCTACCACTCCACCCACAGCAGCACCACTCCGGTGCAAACTCCCACGCCGACTCCCACGCCAACCCCGACACCAACCCCTACCTCGGAGATGACGCTTGGCCACAGCCTGACGAGAGAGAGTCCCTGCTCCCGCATGGCTCCCGTCACTCCTGTAGACGGCGCGCTGGGTCGCCACACGCCTATCAGCACGCCGTTGTCCAACTGCAGTAGCAGCGTGCCTCCGAGCCCGGTGGAGTGCAGAAACCCTTTTGCGTTCACGCCCATCAACTCGAGCATCACCGCTTACCACGACGCCAGTATTGTCTCCAGCAGCCCCGTGAAGCCCATGCAGCGGCCCATGGCGACACACCCTGACAAGGCCAAACTGGAGTGGATCAACAACCGCTACAACAGCAATTCAGCCGGCCCCTTGTCCAACCATAGCATCGGTATCCTGCCCAGCTACCAAGACCTGGTTGATGACCAGTTTCGTAAACCACATGCTTTTGCAATTCCTGGTCAGTCATTTCAGTCTCAGTCAAGGCCAGATTCAGCTCACTTTGGCCCTTTGACGCCCATGTCCCCCGTGCACCAACCGCACCAAGTTTCCGGCGGGGCCACTCCCACGAAACAGGAGAGCTTTGCCGTGCCTGCCCCATTGGACAACAAGGCGCCAACCTCCTCGGCATCCAGTACTTTCCGCTGCCGCAGTGTCAGCCCTGCCGTGCGCCAGAGGAACTTCAGCGGCAACGCCGGCCCCCAGACCTCCACCGCCGCCAATACCTCCACGACCACCCTTGCCGTCGTCTCGCCCTTTAACTCGGCCATCACCTCCGAAGTGCTCAGCATCCTGTCCACCACCCAGTCGGCCAGTTCCGTCCACAGCATGGTCCAACGCAGTCAGTCTGTACCCCTGAACGTCATGATGCAGAGTGAGATGCTGCCCGTGCAGGGCCCGAGTAACACTGCCAAAATCACCAACGTCCTTCTTAGCAAGATGGAGGCAGACGGGGACGAGTCTGTCCGCGGCCTGGGGGTAAACAACCTAGCGTCTAACTACACGGCGCGAATGAATCTCACACAAATCCTGGAGACCACTCCGGCCTTCACTGTCGCAGCGTCGCACCAGACCGCACTGCCCGTCAGCTCCAGCCCGGCTGCCTTCGAGCTCCAGCAGCACGGCTACCTCGCCAACGCCGGCGGGGAGCAAGTGAGCTTCTCGGCCGCGGACGGCCAAGCACAAGAGGGCGCCGGTGAGCCAGACCAGCAACAGCAGCTCCAAGAGATCCCGGTGCAGACGCAGCAGGAGGCGGAGGACGAGCAGCAGCAGCTAGATTTCAACAACACCGTCAAGGACTTGTTGGGGGACGACACCCTCAACCCCAGCTCCCAGCTGGTGGGCCAGGTCGCCTCGGAACTTAACGCGGTGGCGTCCGATTTTTCAAACGACATCCGACTGACCACAGATCTGTCCAGTAGCATCACTGACCTTAACACGTTGGACACCAATCTGCTGTTTGACCCCAATCAGCAGCAGGAACAATATGAAGACACAACACTGGAAGAACTGAAAAACGACCCGCTATTTCAGCAGATATGCAGTGATACTGTGAACTCCGGCTTCGACTGGCTGGAGAGCAAAGACCAGCCGACTACCGTAGAGATGTTGGGCTGA